A section of the Malania oleifera isolate guangnan ecotype guangnan chromosome 2, ASM2987363v1, whole genome shotgun sequence genome encodes:
- the LOC131148135 gene encoding uncharacterized protein LOC131148135 has protein sequence MEKMLVVSNCTEEQKVLFTTFKLVRETERWWHAMKLLEEQRTVPIAMTWGRFKQEEEFFNLTQGRLTIQQYAAKFLELSRFAPSMVSDEYQKARWFESGLNKRIHEHMVCLQIQDFAKLVEKTTVAKSSLQRGADVLKRRRRPMSPCSQTNVRQGS, from the exons atggagaagatgtTGGTAGTGTCGAACTGCACTGAGGAGCAGAAAGTTCTTTTCACCACCTTCAAACTGGTAAGAGAGactgaacggtggtggcatgcgaTGAAGCTATTGGAAGAACAGCGAACAGTACCTATAGCAATGACCTGGGGTCGTTTCAAGCAG GAGGAAGAATTTTTCAACCTGACTCAGGGGCGTCTCACTAttcagcagtatgctgctaaATTTTTGGAACTTTCCCGCTTCGCACCTTCCATGGTTTCAGATGAATACCAAAAGGCAAGGTGGTTTGAAAGCGGTCTGAATAAGAGGATTCACGAGCATATGGTGTGTTTGCAGATTCAAGATTTCGCAAAACTGGTGGAAAAAACTACTGTTGCAAAGTCAAGTCTGCAGAGAGGTGCAGATGTGTTAAAACGAAGAAGGAGACCCATGTCTCCCTGCTCCCAAACAAATGTCAGACAAGGCTCATGA